In Corylus avellana chromosome ca2, CavTom2PMs-1.0, the following proteins share a genomic window:
- the LOC132171801 gene encoding phosphomannomutase-like isoform X1, with amino-acid sequence MAIRKPGLIALFDVDGTLTAPRKVATPKLLEFMRELRKVVTVGVVGGSDLIKISEQLGKTVIDDYDYVFSENGLVAHKDGKLIDTQSLKTFLGEEKLKEFINFTLHYIADLDIPIKRGTFIEFRSGMINVSPIGRNCSQEERDEFEKYDKVLNIRPKMVSVLREKFAHLNLTFSIGGQISFDVFPQGWDKTYCLRYLDDFHEIHFFGDKTYKGGNDHEIYESERTVGHTVTSPEDTMEQCKALFLANP; translated from the exons ATGGCCATCAGGAAACCTGGTTTAATTGCTTTATTTGATGTGGATGGGACCCTTACTGCTCCAAGAAAG GTGGCCACTCCAAAGCTGTTAGAATTCATGCGGGAGCTTCGGAAG GTTGTGACAGTCGGAGTCGTGGGAGGATCTGACCTTATTAAAATATCAGAGCAGCTTGGGAAGACAG TTATTGATGACTACGATTATGTATTTTCTGAGAATGGTCTTGTGGCTCATAAAGATGGGAAGCTTATTGACACCCAG AGCTTAAAGACATTTCTTGGAGAAGAGAAACTCAAG GAATTTATCAATTTTACACTCCATTATATTGCTGACTTGGATATCCCTATAAAAAG gGGAACATTTATAGAGTTCCGAAGTGGCATGATCAATGTATCACCAATTGGGAGAAACTGCAGCCAAGAAGAAAGGGATGAATTTGAAAAGTATGACAAG GTTCTCAACATTCGCCCGAAAATGGTTTCTGTGCTTCGTGAGAAGTTTGCTCACCTTAACCTGACATTTTCAATAGGAGGGCAAATAAGTTTTGAT GTTTTCCCTCAAGGTTGGGACAAGACATACTGCTTGAGATACCTGGATGATTTTCATGAGATCCATTTCTTTGGTGACAAAACTTACAAG GGTGGGAACGACCATGAAATTTATGAATCAGAACGAACTGTCGGTCACACAG ttACAAGTCCTGAAGATACAATGGAGCAGTGTAAAGCTCTGTTCCTTGCAAACCCCTGA
- the LOC132169535 gene encoding (+)-neomenthol dehydrogenase-like, translated as MACEAEDQSPRFFVVVHVGTAYHAPSNEKSLRSAMKRACLAAALVLRKGSGSCLDAVSAAIQVLEDDPSTNAGRGSNLTEDGHVECDASIMDGDSGAFGAVGALPGIRNAIQIATLLAKDQIMGSSLLGRIPPIFLVGEGARTWAKSKGIALPATIAEADKWLVTERAKAQWKTYKVMVDDACGYFLQSTRNCRNTRYVVVTGSNKGIGFGICRQLASNGVVTVLTARDEKRGIEAVEKLKESGLSEYVVFHQLDVADPGSIASLANFIKTKYGKLDILVNNAGISGCIIDGDAFAAMGGGKEGATIDWEKIMTHTYELAEDCVRTNYYGCRRMVEALVPHLHLYNSPRIVNVSSFWGKLHNISNECAKGVFGDAESLTEERVDEVLSEFLKDFKEGSLKTKCWPSFLPAYKVSKAAPNAYTRIVAKKYPSFHLNYVCPGNVKTDINLNTGFLTSDEGAESAVKLTLLTMVLWRIL; from the exons ATGGCTTGCGAGGCAGAGGATCAAAGCCCTAGATTCTTCGTAGTAGTACACGTAGGCACGGCTTATCACGCGCCTTCCAACGAGAAATCCCTCAGGTCCGCTATGAAACGCGCGTGCCTCGCCGCTGCTTTAGTTCTTCGCAag GGCTCCGGCAGTTGCTTAGATGCTGTTTCTGCAGCTATTCAAGTGTTAGAG GATGATCCTAGCACAAATGCGGGTCGAGGCTCCAATTTGACAGAAGATGGTCATGTGGAATGTGATGCCAGTATTATGGATGGTGATTCTGGAGCATTTGGGGCCGTTGGGGCATTGCCAG GCATTCGAAATGCCATCCAGATTGCTACTTTATTGGCCAAGGATCAAATTATGGGATCTTCTTTGTTGGGTCGAATACCTCCCAT CTTCTTGGTTGGTGAAGGAGCTCGAACATGGGCAAAGTCCAAGGGCATTGCTTTGCCAGCAACTATAGCCGAGGCTGACAAG TGGCTGGTTACAGAAAGGGCAAAAGCACAATGGAAAACGTATAAAGTGATGGTTGATGATGCCTGTGGGTATTTCTTGCAGTCTACAAGAAACTGCCGCAATACCAG GTATGTAGTTGTGACAGGGTCAAATAAGGGGATTGGGTTTGGAATATGCAGGCAACTGGCCTCAAATGGGGTCGTGACGGTGCTAACTGCTAGAGATGAGAAAAGGGGCATTGAAGCTGTTGAAAAGCTCAAAGAATCAGGGCTATCTGAGTATGTGGTATTTCATCAGCTTGATGTGGCTGACCCTGGTAGTATTGCTTCTCTCGCAAATTTCATCAAAACCAAATATGGGAAGCTTGATATATTG GTCAACAACGCCGGGATTTCTGGATGTATAATAGATGGTGATGCTTTTGCAGCTATGGGTGGTGGTAAG GAAGGTGCCACAATCGATTGGGAGAAAATAATGACTCACACTTATGAGTTAGCTGAAGATTGCGTGAGGACAAACTACTATGGCTGCAGAAGAATGGTTGAAGCACTTGTTCCCCACCTGCATTTGTACAATTCACCAAGGATTGTTAATGTTTCCTCTTTCTGGGGGAAGCTACAT AACATATCAAATGAATGTGCTAAAGGAGTGTTTGGTGATGCTGAAAGCCTAACAGAAGAAAGAGTGGATGAGGTATTGAGTGAATTTCTAAAAGATTTTAAAGAGGGTTCCTTGAAAACGAAATGCTGGCCTAGTTTTTTGCCTGCCTACAAAGTTTCAAAAGCGGCTCCAAATGCCTATACAAGAATCGTGGCCAAGAAATATCCATCTTTTCATCTCAATTACGTCTGTCCTGGCAATGTCAAGACAGATATAAACCTCAACACTGGCTTCTTGACTAGTGATGAAGGTGCTGAAAGTGCTGTAAAGCTAACGCTGCTAACGATGGTCCTTTGGCGTATTCTTTGA
- the LOC132171801 gene encoding phosphomannomutase-like isoform X2, with protein MKNILSEMAIRKPGLIALFDVDGTLTAPRKVATPKLLEFMRELRKVVTVGVVGGSDLIKISEQLGKTVIDDYDYVFSENGLVAHKDGKLIDTQSLKTFLGEEKLKEFINFTLHYIADLDIPIKRGTFIEFRSGMINVSPIGRNCSQEERDEFEKYDKVLNIRPKMVSVLREKFAHLNLTFSIGGQISFDVFPQGWDKTYCLRYLDDFHEIHFFGDKTYKGGNDHEIYESERTVGHTVTSPEDTMEQCKALFLANP; from the exons ATG AAAAATATCTTGAGCGAAATGGCCATCAGGAAACCTGGTTTAATTGCTTTATTTGATGTGGATGGGACCCTTACTGCTCCAAGAAAG GTGGCCACTCCAAAGCTGTTAGAATTCATGCGGGAGCTTCGGAAG GTTGTGACAGTCGGAGTCGTGGGAGGATCTGACCTTATTAAAATATCAGAGCAGCTTGGGAAGACAG TTATTGATGACTACGATTATGTATTTTCTGAGAATGGTCTTGTGGCTCATAAAGATGGGAAGCTTATTGACACCCAG AGCTTAAAGACATTTCTTGGAGAAGAGAAACTCAAG GAATTTATCAATTTTACACTCCATTATATTGCTGACTTGGATATCCCTATAAAAAG gGGAACATTTATAGAGTTCCGAAGTGGCATGATCAATGTATCACCAATTGGGAGAAACTGCAGCCAAGAAGAAAGGGATGAATTTGAAAAGTATGACAAG GTTCTCAACATTCGCCCGAAAATGGTTTCTGTGCTTCGTGAGAAGTTTGCTCACCTTAACCTGACATTTTCAATAGGAGGGCAAATAAGTTTTGAT GTTTTCCCTCAAGGTTGGGACAAGACATACTGCTTGAGATACCTGGATGATTTTCATGAGATCCATTTCTTTGGTGACAAAACTTACAAG GGTGGGAACGACCATGAAATTTATGAATCAGAACGAACTGTCGGTCACACAG ttACAAGTCCTGAAGATACAATGGAGCAGTGTAAAGCTCTGTTCCTTGCAAACCCCTGA